The segment ttcagcttcttcagtgttactggttggggcatagacttggattactgtgatattgaatggtttaccttggaaacgaacagagatcattctgtcgatttttgagattgcatccaagtactgcatttcagactcttttgttgaccatgatggctactccatttcttctgagggattcctgcctgcagtagtagatataatggtcatctgagttaaattcacccatttcagtctatttgagtttgctgattcctaggatgtcgacattcactcttgccatctcttgtttgaccacttccaatttgccttgattcatggacctgacattccaggttcctatgcaatattgctctttacagcatcggaccttgcttctatcaccagtcacatccacagctgggtattgtgtttgctttggctccaccccttcattctttctggagttatttctccactgatctccagtagcatatcgggcacctactgacctggggagttcctctttcagtatcttatcattttgccttttcatactgttgatggggttctcaaggcaagaatactgaagtggtttgccattcccttctccagtggaccacattctatcagatctctccaccatgacccgcccgtcttggttTGCCCCAAGGGCAtgtcttagtttcactgagttagaaaaggctgtggtcctagtgtgattagattgactagttttctataagtatggtttcagtgtgtctgtcctctgatgccctcttgcaacacctaccgtcttacttgggtttctcttacattgggcgtgggttatctcttcatggctgctccagcaaagcgcagccactgctccttaccttggacgaggggtatctcctcaccaccactctTCCTGACCTTTGTTGGGGTTTTTCTCCCCGGGACTTGGAAGCGACGAACCTGAAAGAAGgacacttggacagtctcttgcaaggactgacaagtttatttccacagtcaagcttttttatagaagcaggaacaaagagcttaaagtatGCAGCCAGCAGAGCACATACGGagttaacacataatcagtaGAAACATTTCAAGGACAGTGTGCTCTAAATGACTCATGGGCTTCTCCCACCACCCGCTCTCACAAGTAACATCCttatttattattaactcttGGCCCTGAGCATAACCAAAGGGAGGAGGTGTCTTTCTGTCCATAGTGCAAGGCCGCGTACTTCTGGCCCTtcaccattttcccaaggactttctccttttatggctaTTTTGCACTACATTTCCCAACATatcctccttttatttttaaattaagcacaGCGGCGGCTAGTTGGACTCCATTgtgggaagcatggagtcttgagTAGAGACTTCTGTATCCTATAATCAAGGACAAAAAGAGCAGGGTGATgaatacatatatgaaaatattgctTCCTGGAAGCCAAGCTCTAGGGTCTAGAGACGATAGGGTTTTGGTTAAAGTATCATAGAATTGAGTACTATACAATTCCCTAGGTACCCTAATTTGAAAATTAGCAACTTGTTGTTTCAACAAATAAATGTCTAAACTTGAGTTACTTGTGAGATCCTGCAAATGTGCCTTAACCTTATTCCAAGGATATTCAGTGCTATTATAGGGCATGTTAGtcagacaaaaagaagtaaaatttcagTGACAGCCCATAGGTGTTCGGAAAGTCAGTTGCTGCATTTGATCTCCTAAGAAGATAACCACAGTTTGTAACTCATTAATTCGTGTTTGTAATTGCTGATCTATTTGAGCTTGTCGAGTCCACAGATCATGAGAGTCTTTGTGCCAAGCACtgataaaatcatgattttgtatAGAATTATGTAAAGCCATACCAGACAAAGTTCCTACAGTCACAATGGAGATAAGGCTTAAGATGCCTGCAATAATCCACCCAAGGATGCGCTTAGATCGCCTAAACCCAGTTTTTAACAGTACAGAAAGAAATATAGAATCAGTCCAAGGCTCAGTTAAGTTTATGGGAAGCCataactcagatctttgtttaacTAGTGCAATGCTAGCATTGTGATATGAAATGGTGTGATTAAGGCAGGTATACAACGCACATGCAGTACAATTGACAATCTTGGCTGATAAGTCAATATCAAAATGCCCTACAATAAACAAGTATGGAAGGTGAACACATGATTGAATATAGCCAGTACTATTATATAGGAAGGTGTAATTAGAAGGATGAAACACACCCACAGTCCCCAAAACACTAGCGAAGTGCTCTAAAGCTGctggaattttccaaatgtgccaCTGCTCCGGCCCCACAATGGGGATGACAATCCTGGGTCGTGGGGGTGATAAGCCCCCGTTATACCAATTCAGCAGTATGTCCTTATCAGTCCAGAAACTTGTCTTGGATTTATGAAAGCCTCCAATGTTTGATCTATTAAACCAGGAGCAATTATGATGTTCCTCCTGCTCTTCAGAACAGTTTACAAACAAACCGTGAGGTCCCCAGTCAACAAATATAAATGCATGATTGGTATGATTTTGCTGAATTATAGAAACTTTCCCAAATTGGCTTCGACAATCAGACCAATGTAACAGTTGtatctcctgttttcttctccaagatACAGTATGACATGTAGGTTCCTCTGGTTGAAAAAACGAGTTCAAATAGTTGGCTATCTGGCCTGGATAATGTCGCTCGGAACCATCAAGTAAGAAAGATGCCACGGCAAACATTCCCAGATGTGAAGCAGTCCCATTGTTAGCAGAGTGTGCCCACCACTGCGGGAAGATAGTCATGCAAAGGGGATGAGATCCAAAACAGGTTTTGAATCCCATGGAAATATTGATTGGCTTTCCCTCATCTTCTTCATGGATTGGTCGCTTTGTCGACCAGGGACTTGGGAAATGCATGCTATCATTAGTAAAGATCATAGGGGCTTTATCTACCCAATCCATTATGGACAGAAGTGGTGGGTTGGGTATGTATGCCCAATAAACATACTCTGCACTTACCCCAGAGGAACAGGAAAGAACAGATAACATTGTCAGAAACAGCTTATCTGGAGTCATAGGAGTTCCAGTGCTCTTCAGTGTCTGCTCAGCCTGACGAGTCATGTTTTTCACTTGAGCCCATGTAGGGTAAGGATTCAGACGATGGCGTTTCCTCATTGGCTCCTCCAGGGTCATTGATGAGACCCTTTGTGTCAACTTCATCACTTCCCAAGGGAGTCCGGTCTTGGGGTCCCTCTCGGCAACGGACATGGCGAAGGGGAACCCAGATTTCCTCTCCATCTGCAATGACAAGACCATAACCCTTGTCTAGGATTCCTGGAAGCCACTGATTAAACTGCTTATACCATATTggtgtattgatttctaatttgctgTTTTGGTCTTCTGCAAAATGTCTATATGCACGagtgtcagaattattttttgttaagtttaaaaaatttagggaataaagagttaaagataataGTAATTGAGGGTTCATAGGATAAGAAGTGTACCTCCTCTTCCATattccccctttctgttttaGTAAATGAGTTTTTAGGGTGCGATGGGCTCTTTCGATAATGGCTTGCCCCTGAGGATTATAGGGTATTCCTCTAATGTGTGTGACGTTCcattctgataaaaatgaatgaaacgaATGCGAGGTGAATGCAGGTCCATTGTCGGTTTTCAAGACAAAAGGAATCCCCATAACAGGAAAGGTGAGTAAGAGTGCAGAAATATTGTGTTTTCTGAATTCTGAAGAGACAGTTTCTGCCCAGATAAAGCCTGAAAATGTATCAACTGAGAcaagaagcaaagaaaactttCCTAAGGAGCAGTGAGTGAAATCAGATTGCCAAAGGGAGTTAGGCTGTTGCCCTCAGGGATTAACTCCTGAAATCATAGTATGCACGTGCAGAGGGGCACAGACATCACAGGTTTTAATAACATGCCACGCTTCCGTGAGAGGAATATGGTATTTAGAGTGCAATCTGTTAGCACTGGTATGAAGATTAGCATGTTCATCATTGGCAGATGTAAAAATGGGAGCTATGAGCCTATCAACAGCATCATTTCCTGCGACCAGAGGGCCAGGTAAACCTGAATGAGCGTGTATACGTGCAATAAACAAAGGTTCTGTACGTGAACGAATTAAAGCTTGAGTCTGTGAAAAGAGAGTACATAATTCTTCATCTAGGTTGTATAAAAAGGCGgtaacaaaatcaggaaaaagggaAGCAAGGTATTTGGAATGAGTATATATGTTGAAGGATAATGGTTGAAGCGACAAAAGAGCAtataaagcatacaattcaacTCTGTACTGAAGAATAGGTAGtgggtaatttctctttgatatcagGGCCGACAATCCCAGCTATGCCTTTCTTGTTGCCATCAATGAAATAGGTGGGTGCATTGATAATAGGCTGGGATGAATGATATTCATTACAATGAATTTAGTACATTGTAGAAAGTCCCAAAATTTTCCTTTCGgcagatgaaatgagataacattctgaaaatcacttaatgccatttgcatggtCAGGTTATACTATAAGGCAATTTGCAATTCCTTTCTTGTCAAGGGAACGTGTATTGCATATGGATCAAATCCAGTCAAAGTTTGTACACGGCCTCTTCCTGACACAATTAAGTGCCCTATTTTCTCAATAAATGATACAATTTTTTAGACTGTTTAGTGTGTAAATATACCCATTGTATTGGGCTATGTTGAGCTATAATTGCTGTGGGCAAATGTTCTGTggggaatatatataaagaaactggTTGATCATAATCTAGCCGAGTTGAAAGATTGTTGAATGCGTTTCTCCATTAAGGCCAGTTCTTCTTTGGCCTCTTTTGTTAGCTGCCTAGGGCTATTAGGGTCGGGGGAcccctctaaaattttaaatagactttGTAAGGCATAGGTGGGGATGCCGACAGATGGCCGCAGCCAATTGATATCTCctagcaatttttgaaaatcattcagcGTGCATAGAGATTGCACAgaaatttgagttttttgaggtttgattttaGATTCTTCCATAACATGTCCTAAATAATTAAAGGGTGCTTTCCACTGAATTTTATCTGATGCAACAAGCAGGCCATGATTTTGAAGAGTAATAGTAACTTCATTATATAACTGTTGTAAACAGAGTTCAGATTCCATAGAGAGAAGTATATCATCCATACAATGAATTATAAATGCAGTAGGATACTTGTCTCTAATGGgttgtaataaaacagatatgagatATTGGCAAATGGTAGGGGAGTTCATCATCCCCTGAGGTAACACCTTCCACTGGAATCTTTTAACAGGAGCCATGTGATTTATAGAaggaactgaaaaggcaaaacgtTTTCTATCTTTAGGGTGCAAAGGTAGAGTAAAAAAGCAGTCTTGTAAGTCAATAATAACTACAGACCATCCTTTTGGTACCATAGAAGGGGAAGGCAATCCGGGCTGTAAGGGCCCCATAGGTGACAtggtattattaacatttcttaaatctttcAACATTCGCCATtttcctgacttctttttttattacaaaaacaggGGAATTCCACAGGGAAAATGAAGGTTCTATATGAGCTTTTTGTAATTGTTCATTAATTGCATAAGAGCtgccaatttttctttagttagggGCCATTGAGGTGTCCATACTGGGGTATCAGATTCCCATTCGAGGGGCAGCGTTGTTAACTCAATGGCCCCCATTAAAAaggttcatttaaagaaattgtggcTTTCGTTTGTTCAAGAAAATCCCATCCCCATAAATTGATAGGGACATTAGTAATATGTGGTTTAAGATAAGCTACAATTTGATCAGGGCCATACACTTGTAAATAGGATGCACTGACAAAAGTTTGTGTGGCATCAGCTTCACCGACTCCTAATAGTCTAGAAGGAGCCACAACCTTACTCCAATTGAGGGACCACTCTGCAGCTCTAATGATTGAAATGTCAGCTCCAGTATCTAACTTGCCTGTGAAATTCTTTCCCCGTATGCGTAAAGTAAGCATGGGTTTCTGATGTTCTTTTAATAAGGTGGATAGTGCAGCAGTAAGGTTggtactgccaaagcctccctgcCGAACTTTATCAGACGCCTTCATTGGTTTAACATATGGCAAAAGTAATAACTGTGCAAAACGTTCCCTTTTTTATAAGTATGCATTTCCCGTTTTCACAACATTTACCATAACATGTATTTCCCCTTCATAATCTTCATCCACAACAGTGGTCAAAACCATTAAACCTCTCATTGTGCAGCTACTGTGTCCCAAAATCAGTCCCACTGTCCCGGGTGGAATCGGGCCATAATGTCCAGTGGGAATTTTGTGGGGGTTGTATAATTCTATTAGTTCCATATCATAAGGACTAGGTATATCAATGCAAGCACTCTTAGATGTAGCTGCTTGTAGCGTCATAATGCTAGGTCCTCCTTTTGTAGTGGGACTAGAGGATGGTCCCTTTATcagtttccctgttgtttttgCTGTGCACTGGGGTTCAAAGTGTTTCTATCCTTATCAAATTTAGAATGACATTCATTCAGCCAATGAAACCCCCTTTTACATCTTGGACATACTCCTGGGGGTCTCTTCCTATTAGAAGTAGTATTATTTTTTCtggcctgtgttggcaggcgacattgttttttcatatggcCTGGCTTCCCACAGTTAAAACATTTGGTATTAGCAGCCTTTTGTACATTAAAGGTTTCCAATGCTGCCAATTTTGCTCTATGGGACATAGATCCGATGTCCCTACatgctttcaaatattccataagaTAGCCAGTCTCTTGAATAGGTCTGAGCACAGATCGACAttcctcattagcattttcaaaagcaagttgttttaaaataatattttgtaaagtcaCATCCTTAATAGATATTTCAACtgcatcctttaattttcctataaattgagAATATTCCTCCTCATGTCCTTGAATAATCTTAACAAATGAACCATCAGAGTTAGCGCTATCAACCTTTGCCCATgccctgcaggcagtttctttaatgaaatgtaaCATCTCAAGGGTAACATTAGCTAATTGTGCCATTACATCGGCCATAGTCCCTGTTCCAGTCAGTATATCATAGGTTAAATTGGCAGGGTTACCACGAGATTGCTGGTCAGTCATCAGCTGTCAGGCCTCATCACCACCCCACATTTGCCACTGCAGTAATTGTTGAGGATTTAAAACCATCTTtgctacttgaaaaaaatcatatggcatcCAATGGTCAGCCCATCCGCTGAGAAATTCTCTACAGTAAGGAGAAGTAGGTCCACACAGAGTACATGCTTTCTTAAAATTAGACAACATGCTAAAATCTATAACATCCCAAGAATTTTGACCCTGGACGGGTTGATCAAATTGTATTGGGAAAGTGAAAGCACAAGTAGGCATCTCCCGAGGAGGAGTGAAGCGGTTACTACAAGCAAGGTTAGCGACTGCAGTTACAGATGGAGCAGAAGGAAAAGCCTCAGATTTGGGCTGTCCACTGAACAAAATGACTTCCGCCGTAAGCGGTTTTGGTTTTGGCACATCCTTAATAGATACATCCTCAAGTTGTTTTTCCAGGGTTTGTGTTTGATTGAGCATGACGTTCTTGCTGTTCAAAGCACCTTGCATGTCTTGTTCATCAAGCTCGTATTCATGCAAAGACTGAACAGTCTCTACCTCCAAATCAACATTATGTCCTTCAATTTGTTCTATGACAGCCCGTATGAGTGACCAGATAACCCACCAT is part of the Bos javanicus breed banteng chromosome 29, ARS-OSU_banteng_1.0, whole genome shotgun sequence genome and harbors:
- the LOC133241009 gene encoding endogenous retrovirus group K member 25 Env polyprotein-like isoform X1 — its product is MERKSGFPFAMSVAERDPKTGLPWEVMKLTQRVSSMTLEEPMRKRHRLNPYPTWAQVKNMTRQAEQTLKSTGTPMTPDKLFLTMLSVLSCSSGVSAEYVYWAYIPNPPLLSIMDWVDKAPMIFTNDSMHFPSPWSTKRPIHEEDEGKPINISMGFKTCFGSHPLCMTIFPQWWAHSANNGTASHLGMFAVASFLLDGSERHYPGQIANYLNSFFQPEEPTCHTVSWRRKQEIQLLHWSDCRSQFGKVSIIQQNHTNHAFIFVDWGPHGLFVNCSEEQEEHHNCSWFNRSNIGGFHKSKTSFWTDKDILLNWYNGGLSPPRPRIVIPIVGPEQWHIWKIPAALEHFASVLGTVGVFHPSNYTFLYNSTGYIQSCVHLPYLFIVGHFDIDLSAKIVNCTACALYTCLNHTISYHNASIALVKQRSELWLPINLTEPWTDSIFLSVLLKTGFRRSKRILGWIIAGILSLISIVTVGTLSGMALHNSIQNHDFISAWHKDSHDLWTRQAQIDQQLQTRINELQTVVIFLGDQMQQLTFRTPMGCH